The stretch of DNA TCATCATCAGCTACGCCCAGGTCGACGACGCCGAGGCGCGCACCCTGCGGCCCAAGGTCGTGCACGTCGACGGCGTCGACGGCGCGGTCAACCGCATCGTGGCCCTCGGCGACGACGCGGCAGCGCCGGTGCCGGGCGCCGACGACATGGCGCGCAGCCCGCATGCGGTGCAAGCCCTCCAGGAGAGCCGATGAGCAGTGGGATCGAGATCCGCGACGACCGGGCGCGCGGCGCCCTCGAAGCGCGCGCGGACGGTGAAGTCGTCGGCCATATCGCCTACTTCACGCTGGACGCGCCCGAGCCCGCCCTGGTGCCGGTGCACACCGAAGTGGTGCCCGCCCACGAGGGCGAGGGCATCGCGGGATCGCTGGCCAGGGAGCTGTACGCGATGGCGGCGCGGGAAGGCGTCGCCGTCGCGCCCCTGTGCCCGTACGTCGTGAAGTGGGCCGAGCGGCACCCCGAGGAGGCGCCCGTAGCCTCCGGAGAGCTGGTCAGCGCCGCCCTGGACAAGGTGAAGTCGGACCCGGCCGCATGGTGAACGCGACGCTCGCCCTGCTGCACACCTCTCCCGTGCACGTCCCTGTCTTCGAGGGGCTGCGGGACGAGGATCACCCGGGGTTCGAGCTGCGTCATCTCGTCCACGAGGATCTGCTGGCGCGCGCCCGTGCCGAGGGTCCCGACGCGGTGGCCGACGACATCGAGGAGCTCCTGGTGCGGACCGTCGCCGAGGGGGCGGGCGTCGTGCTCTGCACCTGCTCGACCATCGGCGCCGTCGCCGAAGCCCGCGCCGCCGCCGTCGCCGTCCCCCTCGTGCGGGTCGACCGGCCCATGGCGGCCGCCGCCGTCGCCGCGGGGCGGTCCGTCGCCGTCGTCGCCACGCTGGAGAGCACCCTGGCGCCGACCCGCGCGCTGGTCGAGGAGGAGGCCGCCCAAGCCGGGCGGCAGGTCGACGTCACGACGGTCCTGGTGAAAGGCGCCTGGGAGCGGTTCGAAGCCGATGACAGGGAAGGCCACGTACGCCTGATCGCGGATGCCGTCGATGCCCTGGAGGGCGTCGACTCCGTCGTCCTCGCCCAGGCGTCCATGGCGGACGCGGCGGACCGCGCCACCCTCCCCGTACCGGTCATCTCCAGCCCGCGCCCCGGCCTTCGCGCGGCTGTTCTCCAGTGCGGTGGCGACAGCAAGTCGTAGGGTGACAGCGGGGGTTGAGTGACCGCTCGGCTCCCGCGCACCCCTTCGACCGCACACCTCACAGGAGCGGACATGGCGCAGCAGGACGAAGAGGCCGTGATCAGTCCCACCGGCTGGGTGGCCGCGCAGGCCCGCCTGTACGAGGAGTCGGGCGGCACGAAGGGCGCCGGGGTGCAGGGTGTTCCCTGCCTGCTGCTCGACTACCGCGGACGGCGCACGGGACAGTTGCGCCGCACCGTACTGATCTACGGCCGCGACGGCGACGACTACCTCATCGTGGCCTCGAACGGCGGCGCCGACGAGCACCCCCTGTGGTACCGCAACCTCGTCGACGAGCCCGGCGTACGGCTCCGCGTGGGCGCCGAGGAGCGGTTCGCCGCCCGCGCCGAGACCCTGTCGGCCGAGGACAAGGCCAGGGTCTGGCCGAGCCTCGTCGAGCTGTTCCCCCTCTATGCGGACTACCAGGCCAAGACGGATCGCGACATCCCCGTCATGCGGCTCAGGCGCACCCAGAACTGAGGTCGGACGGCACGAGGACGCGTGGACTCGGCAGGCGTGGGCACGCGAGGCGGGAGAGAGTGGACACGACCGATCTCCGACCCCCATGGAGGAGACATGACCGTCCCGTACCCCGACCCCACGCCACCCAGCCCGATCCCCGACCCGGGCGGGCCCAACCCGATGCCGGACCCCGAGCGCCCCACGCCCGGCCCGGGCCCGGGCCCCGGCCCCGTGCCGCGGCCGACGCCTGACCCGCCGCCGACCCCGCTCCCGCCGCCGGGACCGGAGCCCGAGACCGAGCCGAAGCCGGTCTGACGGCGGGGGAGGCCGACAGGCCCCAGGGCCTGTCGGCGGATCAGGGTCGGACAGGCCCTAGGCCCGCACTTCCGAGCGGTCCCCGCCCCACAGGGTGTGGAACGAGCCCTCGCGGTCCGTACGCCGATAGGTGTGCGCCCCGAAGTAGTCCCGCTGCCCCTGCGTCAGCGCGGCCGGAAGACGGTCAGCGCGCAGCGCGTCGTAGTAGGCGAGGGCCGCCGAGAAGCCCGGCGTGGGGACACCCTGCCGGGTGGCCGCGACCAGGACCGCGCGCCAGTCGTCCTGGGCCGCACCGATCTCCTGCGCGAACGTCTTGTCCGAGAGCAGGCTCGGCAGATCCGCGCGCGCGTCGTACGCCGCGCGGATGCGGTCCAGGAAGGCGGCGCGGATGATGCAGCCGCCGCGCCAGATGGCGGCGACCGAGCCCAGGTCGATGTCCCAGCCGTACTCCTCGCTGCCCGCGGCGACCTCGTGGAAGCCCTGCGTGTACGACACGATCTTCGACGCGTACAGCGCCTGCTCCACCTGGTCGGCGAAGGCCGCCGCCTCGGCCTCGCCCAGCGGACGCGCCGTCGGACCCGCCAACTCCTTTGACGCGTCCCGCAGTTCGGAGTGTCCCGAGAGGGAGCGGGCGAACACCGCCTCCGCGATGCCCGACACCGGAACACCCAGGTCGAGGGCGATCTGCACGGTCCAGCGGCCGGTGCCCTTCTGCTCGGCCCGGTCCTGGACGACGTCCACGAACGGCTCGCCCGTCGCGGCGTCCACGTGCTTCAGGACCTCGGCCGTGATCTCGATCAGGTAGGAGTCGAGGCGGCCGGTGTTCCAGGTGCGGAAGATGTCCGCGATCCGCGCGGGGGAGTAGCCCGCCACATCGCGCAGGAGCTGATACGCCTCGGCGATCAGCTGCATGTCCGCGTACTCGATGCCGTTGTGCACCATCTTCACGAAGTGCCCCGCGCCGTCCGGGCCGACGTGCGTGACGCACGGCGAGCCGTCCTCGGCCTTCGCCGAGATCTTCTCCAGCATCGGGCCGAGAGAGGCGTACGACTCCTCGGAGCCGCCCGGCATGATGCTCGGACCGAGCAGCGCGCCCTCCTCGCCGCCCGAGACACCCGTGCCGACGAAGTGGATGTCCTGCTCGCGCAGTTCACGCTCGCGGCGCCGGGTGTCCGCGAAGTGCGCGTTGCCGCCATCGATGATCATGTCGCCCGGCTCCATGAGCGGCGCGAACTCCTTGATGACGGCGTCGGTGGGCTCGCCCGCCTTCACCATGATGACGAGGCGGCGCGGGCGCTCAAGGGCCGCGACGAACTCCTCGGCGGTCTCGGTGGCGATGAACTCGCCTTCGTGGCCGAACTCCTCGACCAGTGAATGCGTCTTGGCCGCCGTGCGGTTGTGCAGGGCGACGGTGTAGCCGTTGCGTGCGAAGTTACGGGCCAGATTGCGCCCCATGACCGCGAGGCCCGTGACACCGATCTGGGCTGACGTGCTGCTCATGCAGTGGCTCCTGGAAGTGGAAGTGCCGGTGGTGTTCGCCAGTATCGCCCCGCGGCGTAGCGTGACATTGACGACACTGTGTCCGACGGAGGAGCCGCCCGTGCCCCATTTCGACATGCCGCTCGACGAACTGCGCCGCTACCGGCCCGAAGCGAACGAGCCCGAAGACTTCGACGCGTTCTGGGAGAAGACCCTTTCGGCCGCACGCGAGCACGACCTGGACGCCCGCTTCGTTCCCGTCGACGCGCACCTGAGCACGGTCGACGTCTTCGACGTGACGTTCGCGGGGTTCGGCGGGCACCCGGTCAAAGGCTGGCTGATACTGCCCGCCGGGACGACCGAGCCGCTCCCCACCGTCGTCGAGTACATCGGATACGGCGGCGGCCGCGGCCTCCCGCACGAGCACCTGCTGTGGTCGGCGGCCGGCTTCGCGCACTTCGTGATGGACACCCGGGGGCAGGGCAGCGGCGGTTCGGCGGGCGACACCCCTGACCCGGTCGGCAGCGGGCCCGCCTACCCCGGCTACATGACGCGCGGCATCGAGGATCCTCACGAGTACTACTACCGGCGCGTCTTCACCGACGGCGTACGGGCCGTCGAGGCGGCCCGCGCGCATCCGCTGGTCGACTCCTCGCGCGTCGCGGCGGTCGGCGGCAGCCAGGGCGGCGGGATCACGCTCGCCGTCGGCGGACTCGTCCACGACCTCGCGGCCATCGCGTCCGACGTGCCGTTCCTGTGTGACTTCCCGCGTGCCACGACCCTCACCGACCGCCATCCGTACCGCGAGATCGCGCTCTACATGAAGGCGAGGCGCGGCGTCGAGGAGCGCGTCTTCCGTACGCTCTCCTACTTCGACGGCGTGCACTTCGCGGCGCGGGGCACGGCGCCCGCCCTCTTCTCGGCGGCTCTTGAGGACATGACGTGCCCGCCGTCCACCGTGTTCGCCGCCCACAACTCCTATGCGGGGGCGGAGCGTTCGATGGAGGTGTACTCCTTCAATGATCACGAGGGCGGCGGCCCCTACCAGCAGAGTGTCCAACTCCAGTGGATCCCGGAGCACTTGAAGGGCTGACCGGTCGGGCGTTCCCTCGGTCGCGCACCCTTGTCACGGCTCGGTCGGACCGGCTAACTTGCCGCCTTGTCGTGTGTCCGACGTGACTGTGATGTGTGTGACTGAGGGAGCTCTCATGGCCTTACGCGGTCGGCACCGCCGGTATCAGCCGAACCGGATCAACCGTGCGTCGCTGACCGTCACGGCGGGCGGCGCCGGAATGGCGCTTCCGCTGATGGGCACGGGCACGGCGGAGGCGGCGGACGTCGACACCTGGAACAAGGTCGCCGCCTGCGAATCCACCAACAACTGGAGCATCAACACCGGCAACGGCTACTACGGCGGCCTCCAGTTCAAGCAGTCCACCTGGGAGGCGTACGGCGGCACGGTCTACGCCCCCCGTGCCGACCGCGCGACCAAGGACCAGCAGATAGCCGTCGCCGAGAAGGTCCTCGAGGCACAGGGCCCGCAGGCCTGGCCGGTCTGCTCGGAGCGGGCGGGCCTGACGCGGGGCGGTGACGCGCCCGGCATCACGCCGATGAGCGCACCCAAGAAGGCGGCGCCCAAGGCCCCCCAGCGCGAGGTCAAGGACGTCAAGCCGGAAGTGACCCCGCAGTCCACCGCGGGCCGCGGCCAGATGTACACGGTCGTACGCGGCGACACGCTCTCCGGGATCGCCGACGAGCGCCGGGTGAGCGGCGGCTGGCGGCAGCTGTACGAGGCCAACCGCTCGACCATCGGCGGCGACCCCGACCTGATCACGCCGGGCCAGCGGCTCGCGCTGCAGGCCGCGCAGAAGAAGGCCGGGAAGCCGGAGGCCACGCCGAAGCAGCGCACGCAGCCGAAGCAGCGGACCGAACCGAAGCAGCGGACCGAACCGAAGCCGAAGCCCAAGGCGGAGAAGCCCAAGGCCGAGAAGCCCAAGGCCGAGCCGAACAAGGCGAAGCCCGCGCAGGCCGGGCAGGGCTTCTCCGCACCCGTGGCCGCATCGCCGAGCACCCCCTACCGTGCGGCGGGCAGCTCCTGGTCGAAGGGCTACCACACGGGAGTCGACTTCCCCGTGGCCACCGGCACTTCCGTGAAGTCCGTCGCCGCGGGCACGGTCGTGTCCTCCGGCTGGGGCGGCTCGTACGGCTACGAAGTGGTGATCCGGCACGCCGACGGCAAGTACTCCCAGTACGGCCACCTCTCGGCGCTCACCGTGAAGGCCGGGCAGAAGGTGGGCGCGGGGCAGCGCATCGCGCGCTCGGGGTCCACGGGCAACAGCACAGGACCGCATCTGCACTTCGAGATCCGGACGGGGCCCGGCTTCGGCTCGGACGTCGACCCGCTCGCGTATCTGCGGGCCGGGGGCGTCCGGATCTGACGCGGCCGCTCCGCGTGAACGACCGAAGCCCCCGGGGAATCCCCAGGGGCTTCAGACGCGCTGCGAGCTTTCAGCTCTCAGAAGCCGATGCGTTCGCGGCCGTGGCCATGGCGGAACAACACCCGCCGGTGCGGCCCGGCGGCGGGCTGGGAGGGCAGCGCGGGCAGCTCGCGCGCCCGCACCTCGGGGGCCACGGTGTCCGCCGCCACGGGGCCGCCCTTGGCCACCGGCACCGTCGGCGTCGGAACCCCCTGCGCCGCGCCGATGCGCTCCGTGGTCAGCAGGATCAGACCGCCGGCCGCGACGACTCCGAAGCCGAGGGCGAGGGCCGTGCCCGCAGAGCCGTAGCGGAACGATTCGCCGAAGAGCGTGAGGCCCACCGCGGCCGCCACGACGGGGTTCACGACCGTCACCGTCGACAGCGGCGCCGC from Streptomyces sp. BA2 encodes:
- a CDS encoding nitroreductase family deazaflavin-dependent oxidoreductase: MAQQDEEAVISPTGWVAAQARLYEESGGTKGAGVQGVPCLLLDYRGRRTGQLRRTVLIYGRDGDDYLIVASNGGADEHPLWYRNLVDEPGVRLRVGAEERFAARAETLSAEDKARVWPSLVELFPLYADYQAKTDRDIPVMRLRRTQN
- the gndA gene encoding NADP-dependent phosphogluconate dehydrogenase — translated: MSSTSAQIGVTGLAVMGRNLARNFARNGYTVALHNRTAAKTHSLVEEFGHEGEFIATETAEEFVAALERPRRLVIMVKAGEPTDAVIKEFAPLMEPGDMIIDGGNAHFADTRRRERELREQDIHFVGTGVSGGEEGALLGPSIMPGGSEESYASLGPMLEKISAKAEDGSPCVTHVGPDGAGHFVKMVHNGIEYADMQLIAEAYQLLRDVAGYSPARIADIFRTWNTGRLDSYLIEITAEVLKHVDAATGEPFVDVVQDRAEQKGTGRWTVQIALDLGVPVSGIAEAVFARSLSGHSELRDASKELAGPTARPLGEAEAAAFADQVEQALYASKIVSYTQGFHEVAAGSEEYGWDIDLGSVAAIWRGGCIIRAAFLDRIRAAYDARADLPSLLSDKTFAQEIGAAQDDWRAVLVAATRQGVPTPGFSAALAYYDALRADRLPAALTQGQRDYFGAHTYRRTDREGSFHTLWGGDRSEVRA
- a CDS encoding GNAT family N-acetyltransferase is translated as MSSGIEIRDDRARGALEARADGEVVGHIAYFTLDAPEPALVPVHTEVVPAHEGEGIAGSLARELYAMAAREGVAVAPLCPYVVKWAERHPEEAPVASGELVSAALDKVKSDPAAW
- a CDS encoding aspartate/glutamate racemase family protein; translated protein: MVNATLALLHTSPVHVPVFEGLRDEDHPGFELRHLVHEDLLARARAEGPDAVADDIEELLVRTVAEGAGVVLCTCSTIGAVAEARAAAVAVPLVRVDRPMAAAAVAAGRSVAVVATLESTLAPTRALVEEEAAQAGRQVDVTTVLVKGAWERFEADDREGHVRLIADAVDALEGVDSVVLAQASMADAADRATLPVPVISSPRPGLRAAVLQCGGDSKS
- a CDS encoding transglycosylase family protein, whose amino-acid sequence is MALRGRHRRYQPNRINRASLTVTAGGAGMALPLMGTGTAEAADVDTWNKVAACESTNNWSINTGNGYYGGLQFKQSTWEAYGGTVYAPRADRATKDQQIAVAEKVLEAQGPQAWPVCSERAGLTRGGDAPGITPMSAPKKAAPKAPQREVKDVKPEVTPQSTAGRGQMYTVVRGDTLSGIADERRVSGGWRQLYEANRSTIGGDPDLITPGQRLALQAAQKKAGKPEATPKQRTQPKQRTEPKQRTEPKPKPKAEKPKAEKPKAEPNKAKPAQAGQGFSAPVAASPSTPYRAAGSSWSKGYHTGVDFPVATGTSVKSVAAGTVVSSGWGGSYGYEVVIRHADGKYSQYGHLSALTVKAGQKVGAGQRIARSGSTGNSTGPHLHFEIRTGPGFGSDVDPLAYLRAGGVRI
- a CDS encoding acetylxylan esterase, coding for MPHFDMPLDELRRYRPEANEPEDFDAFWEKTLSAAREHDLDARFVPVDAHLSTVDVFDVTFAGFGGHPVKGWLILPAGTTEPLPTVVEYIGYGGGRGLPHEHLLWSAAGFAHFVMDTRGQGSGGSAGDTPDPVGSGPAYPGYMTRGIEDPHEYYYRRVFTDGVRAVEAARAHPLVDSSRVAAVGGSQGGGITLAVGGLVHDLAAIASDVPFLCDFPRATTLTDRHPYREIALYMKARRGVEERVFRTLSYFDGVHFAARGTAPALFSAALEDMTCPPSTVFAAHNSYAGAERSMEVYSFNDHEGGGPYQQSVQLQWIPEHLKG